The window CTTTAGCTATGTGTATGGCAAGTTCTTTGACAATCTCTAAGGATGCACCGCCGCCGACATCGGCTAAATGCTTCTTTGTGTTTGTCCAGACTCTATCAGAGCGCACGGAGTCCAGATAATCATATCCGTTTACGGTCAGGCGACGAATCATAAAGTCCTTGATAACACCGATATACATTACATCGGTGACTTCGATGTAGCCGGTTTCAGACAATAGTTCAAGGTGAAGCGATAACAGGTTTTCGTCATCGCACAGGTCATAAAAAGATTCGTTTGTCAAATTTCGTTGGTAAGTGTCTGCTTCTTCAATACGGAGCAGGATGGAACGGATAAGGTCGAGGTCGCGTTTCATAACATTCATCCTTCCATGCCGAATATTATAGCACTTTGCGAAATGCAGAGTGCTTTTCTTGTAGGTGGTGTCAATATCCTCACCTCCTACTTGCCATTTGAGGAGGAGAGATGTATAATAGGCATAGAAAAGGCGTTGCCGTGATACACGGTCAGCCCCTCATAGTTGGAAAAGTTTTCCGCCTAAGTTGGTAGCTGCAGGCGGATTACTTTTTTGTCAAAAGCAACACTAGAACGATCAAAAGGAGCAAGGTCACATTTGTTTCGTTCATAGCCAATCACCCCGATCTAGGGGCTCAGATTGACCGCCTACCGTACGGCAACGCTACAAGCATTATACCACACAAGACAGCGTGATGCTGTCTTTTTGTTTGCAGAAATTTTTCAAAAAAACTCTTGACTTTCTGGATACACTGTATATAATTATTGTGTAGCCTGAAAGTGAGGTGAAATATATGGCACGCACCGGCAGACCGAAGATTGATAACCCTAAAACTATACAGATGCGCATACGAATGACGCAAGATGAAGCTGATACGCTCAAGGAGTGCGCGGAAGTCTTACAGAAAACAAAGACCGATATAGTAATTATGGGGATTCAAATGGTTCATGCCAACATAAAGAAATAGGGTTTCGCTCCCCTCTGGACAAGGAATTGCGAAACCCGCAGTACAACCCCGAAGGATTGATAAATCTATTATATCATTCTTTCGGGGAATTTGAAAGGATGATACCGATGGGGAATCTAGTTCAGGTAGCAGATGGTCAGATCGTTGTATCAACTCGACAGATTGCAGAGCATTTTGACAAACAGCATAAACATGTGCTGAGTGTTATTGAAAATCTGAAAGCCGAAAATTCGGCTCTCAGAAATATGTTCTGTGAACACAGCTACAAAGTAGAGGGGAACAACAAAACCTATCCCGAATACCTGATGAACCGCGGCGGCTTTTCTCTCCTCGTGATGGGGTTCACGGGCAAGAAAGCCCTTGAATGGAAGATCAAGTACATTCAGGCGTTCAATGCGATGGAGGAGGAACTGCGGCGCGGCGGCACGCCCTACGTGCTCACTATGAAGCACTACAAGAAGCGTCCCGTGCTCACCTCGGCGGATGTTGCCGCGCTCCTCGGCATGGCAAGCGAGAGTGTCAGGCAGGCACTCCAACAGCCGCTTGCAAGGTGCAAGCACGGACGGGACTACTTTCTCGTGCAGGGCGATGACCTCGTAGCACTCAAACATGACAATCCGAGCATCTCATCTCTTGCGAGCAGTGTGCTCCTCATCGCTGAGAGTGGGCTTCGCAAGATATGTGCCTACCTGCGGCGTGCGATGCCCGCCGTGTTCGGCGATCCGCCCGTTGTGGATGTGTTGCCTGTGCAGGTGACGAATCCTCTGAACACCTATGCCGCTCCCGAGAGCAACAAGGAAATTGGCGCATGGGTGAAGGACATTCGCGGCTACATGGACGTGCTCGACGGGCTTTTGCATAAGTACGAGCAGAAGAACCCTATCAAAACGCAGGAAGCTCTGAAAGAGGTTATGCGCAGTGTTGGCAAGGACATCTGGGAGGACGTTGTTCGCCTTACCTGTCAGAAATACGACCTCGTGACAGTATAAAACAATTTCACATCGAACCCGCTCAACTATGGGGCGGGTTTTTTGATACCCATTTTTAGGAGGTGGGGCTATGCCTGAGACTGTAATGATTGACGCAGTACGCTATGCCATTCTGCGCGTCAAAGCGCCACTGATTCTTGAAGGGCGTGTATGTAACGCCGTTGTGGAGTACAACACGGCACAGATCAAGATGCTTGAGGACGGGAACATCGGAGAGGGAAACGCGGCAAAGCTGCTCATGCACGAGATTGTCCACGCACTTCTCTTTGAGCGGGGCATGACTGAGGCGGCAGCAGACGAGGAGCTTGTCACGGAGCTTGCGGCAGGATTTGTGAATCTTGTGCGGGCGAATCCGCCGCTGATTGCGTTTTTGCAGAAATAAGGGGGAATGGATATGAATGGGATTCGCGCACCGGCGCGTCTCTGTGCCAATGAGAAACAAATATTTTTGAAAGTGAGGATGAACAATATGGACGAAAACAAGTTTGTTTTTGACCTTCAGCGTTTCGCCGACGGCGGTGATGGCAGTGCAGGGAATGACGCTGCGGGCGCAGAAGGCGCTGCGGGCGGTGACAACAAGCCGAAGAGTGACCCGCCCGAGAGTAAGCCTGAGGACACACAGGCGAAGATTGACGCGGCGGTCGCCGCGCACCTTGCTGAGGCTAAGGCGAAGTGGGAAAAGGAATACCAGAAGAAAGCCGCAGCGGAGAAGAAGGAGGCGGAGCGCCTGGCGAAGCTCTCCGATGATGAGCGCAAGGCAGCAGAGCTGGAAAACAGCCGCAAGGAGCTTGAGGCGAAGGAAGCCGAGCTCAAGAAGAAGGAGCTTAAGCTCGAAATGGTCAAGGTGCTTGCGGATCGCAAAATTCCCGTGCAGTTCATGGACTACCTCATCGACGCGGACAGTGAGAGTACGCTCGCTCGCATCACGACGTTCGAGAAGGAGTTCAAGAAGGCGGTCGAGGACGGCGTGAATGAGCGCCTGAAGGGCAAAGCTCCCGCATCGGGCGGTACGCGTACGAATACGGACGGTGCGGGCGTCAGCAATGGGTTCTTCGACGCCATCTATAAGAATCAGGTCAAGAGATAAGAGGAGGATACAGAAATGGCAGATATGCTTTATCTGAAGGAGAATTTGCAGGGATTTGTGCCGACACCGACGGCATCGGAAATCATCGCAGACGTGGTGCGCGGCTCGTCGGTCATGCGGCTCTCGACGGTGCGTGAGATGAAGTCGGAGACGCACAAGACAGGACTGAAAGATCGCCCCGTGGAGCGTACGCCGCCGCGCCCGAAAGCCATTCAGCGCGTGCAGGACTTTCTCGATGCGAGCAAAAAGGCGTACGGCGATTATCAGCACTGGCGCGGTATGGCAAACGCGAACGGGATTAAGAATCTTGCGATGAAGGAGCTGCGCGGTGCACTCGGTAAACTCAAGCTGAAATAGGAGGGCGTATGAAGGTCAAGATCATGCAGACGGACATTACCCATCTGCTTACCTCGTGCACATGGTCAGGATCCCGGCTGAACGTCGCGCGTAAGCTTGAGTTTTCCTTTGTGCAGGACGACCGCGATCCGAATGTCCCCATAATTGACGTGGACAACGGCTACACCTGCTATGGTTACGATGATACGGGAAATCTCGTTTTTGAGGGCAATATCTACGCCCTTGAGCGTGACCGTGCAAAGGCTACGGTGCGTGTCACGGCATTTGACCATCTCATCGTCCATGCGCGGAGTAAGACCACGCGCAAATTCACGAACATCACCGCCGAGGACATCACACGGCAGCTCTGCGCGGAACTCGGTGTCCTCATTGGTAACATCGCGGAGACGGGCGTGCCAGTGTCATTTATCGCGAATGCCAAGACGGGCTATCAGACGATTATGGGCGCGTACACCGAGGCGGCGAAGGTGACAGGCAAGAAGTATCACCCTGTCATGAATGGCGCAAAACTTGACATCGTGGAGAAGGGGACGCTCATCGAGGGCTACACCGCAGATTCCGCGCGTAATATGGAGGAGAGTACCTACAAAGAGAGCATCGAACAGCTCGTCGATCAGGTACTTGTGGTGGATGAGGAGGGCAACCGTGTCGACTATGTGAAGAATGACGAGCACATCAAGAAATACTCCATGTTTCAGGAGGTCTACAAAACAGACCCGAACAAGGACACGCAGACCGAGGCGAAAGCCCTGCTCACAAAGCCGGAGCGGTCAGGATATATCACGGCGCTCGGCGACTACCGCGTAAAGTCGTCCTACTCCATCATCGTGAGGGACAGTCTTTTCAAGGGGCAGTTCTGGGTAAAGTCCGATACGCATACGTTTGTGGACGGCAAACACGAGATGAAGCTTGAACTTGAGTTTGAAAACGTCATGAATGAAGAAGAGACCGAAAAGGAGAAGGAAAAGAAAGAACAGGAAGGAGGAAAGAAACGCCGTGGCAGAGGTAATTCCAAGCGCGGAGAACTCCGTGAGCAAGATGCTGGCGATACAGCATGATATTGCAGAGGAGCATATACCTCTCCTCCCAAGCACGGGCAGGGTGCTGACGCCGCCGCCCGCACTTTCCGTCGAATGGAACGGTATTATACTCACGCCCGACAAGCTCTATCTAAATGAGTATTGGCTGCCGGGGCATACGCGTCATATTGTCGGCGAGACGAGCTTTCGCGGGGGCGGTGGCGGTCTTGCCATGTACGAATCGCACAATCATCCCATCGACAACGATGAGACGTGGACGGATACGCTGAAGCCCGGCGACATCGTGAGTGTCTATCCGCAGAAGGGCGGGCAGCTCTTTATCATCGAGAGTAAGTTGGTGAAATTATGAGCAGTGAATTTCCTTTTATCGGGGCGATGCGTAATGCTGCGACGGCTGACATGCCTATTTTTCAGGAATACGCATGGGACTTTGCACGTGACCGCTTTCTCTATGACGTGAATGGGCGGCACATTCTTTTATCTGGGAATCCCGCGCTTGAGGTGTGGATTTACAAGGCACTCAAGACGGAGCGTTTTGAATATCTCGCGTATTCATGGCGGTACGGCATCGAGCTGAAGCCTTTTATCGGCAAGGTCATGGGCGTACAGGAACGCTATTCAGAACTGCGGCGTGTCATTACGGAGTGTCTGATGGTGAATCCGTACATCAAGAGCATTGACCGCTTTGCGATTGTGCCCGAAAACAGCGGGGAGCTGGTGCGGGTATACATTTCGCTGACAACGGTCTACGGGGAGGTGGAGATCAATGTATAAGGCAAGGGGACAGGCGGACATTCTGCGTGATTTGCAGAAACGCAGCAAGACACCTGCAAGCAAGATCGAGGGGACGTTCGAATATGATGTGCTGGCATCCAATTCAATTGAGTTTGGCAAGGTGGAGGTAGAGCTTGAGGAGGCGTATCGAGCCGTCTTTGCTGAAAGTAGCTGGGGCGAATATCTCACGATGCGTGCTGCTGAGCATGGCGTCCTTCGGAAAACAGCAACCAAGGCACGCGGTGTTGTGACGGTGACAGGAAGCGGACGTGTGCCCGCGGGCAGCATTTTCCAGTCAGAGACGGGTGCCCGCTATCAGGCACTCAAATCAACTGAGGTTGTAAAATCCGCTACTGTTGAGGTTGAAGCGCTTACTACAGGGAGTGCGGGCAATGTCGGGAAGCGAGCGATCAACAAGATTCCCATGAGTATTCCAGGCATCTCCGGTGTCAGTAACGAGGAAGAGATGCGCGGCGGCTACGACGAGGAAAGCGACGACGAACTCAAGATGAGATACCTCCTCTACGTCCGTACGCCGTCTACGAGTGGAAACAAGCACCACTATTACAACTGGGCAATGAGCGTCCCCGGGGTTGGCGCATGTATGGTTGTCCCGCTCTGGCAGGGCGCAGGGACGGTAAAGGTGCTCATTCTGGATGCGCAGCGAAAGACTGCGCCGTCAGAACTGATCGAAAAGGTGCGTACATATATCGAGGACGTACGTCCGATCGGCGCAACAGTGACGGTCACAAGCCCTGCGCCGAAAAATGTGCGGATTACGGGTAGCATAGTCGGACACTGTGACGCGCCCCGATTTATTGCTGATCTGAACGACTATTTGATGAAGCGTGAATTAGCTATAAAATCACTCTCTGTTGCGCAGGTTGGCGACATTCTGATGAACCAGCAGGGGGTAACAGATTATGAGGACTTGCTGCTCAATGGGGCGAGTAAAGTGCTCGTAAGCAATGATGAAATTCTATCCATCGGAGAGGTGACACTGCATGAACTTCCAGTTTCTCCGTGAGAATCCGGTGCACCTTGCACGATACCTTCCGCAATTCCTTCAAACAGACCCCACATTTCGGGATGCGCTCGAAAACTGTAGCACCGAGCATGAACTGCTTCGGCTTGTGTTACAGGATACCGCCCGTCAATTTTTTGTAGAGAAGGCGACATGGGGGCTTACCTCGTGGGAGTGCGAACTCGGACTTACCCCTCGTCTCGATGCGAGCTATGAGGATCGGCGCAAAAATATCCTGCTGAAGATACAGAGCCGGCAGACCTCGACCGTTGTTTTTATGGAACGGCTGGCATCGTATTTCTTCCCCGATGGAACTAAAGTGGAAATTGAGGAGCGGAACGAGCAAAATGCGTTTCGTGTGATTTGCGATGCGCTTAGCGCGGATTACGCGGGGCTACTTGCGGCAATCGAGGAGTACAAGCCCGCGCATCTGACCTTTACCCTTGACTATTTGATGGAGCGCGAGGCGATGGTGTACGCCGCAGGATATGTTACAGAATATGAGATTGTTGACATACCCTGTAGCACCGAAGTCTCCTATCAGGTCGATAGACTGCCCTTGTATGTAGGCGGACGCGTGGATGATTTTGAAATTGTTGATATAAGGAGTTCATAGCATGGCACATTTTGCAAAAATCCAAACAACTCAACAGGGTAAAAATATTATCCTCGCGGGTCAAAACAAGCAGAGTGTCGTTTTTACAAAGGTCGAACTCGGTGATGGACTTCTGGACGAGGGACAATCTGTTGACGACATGACAGCACTTGTACACAGTGTGATGAGCCTCCCGTTACAGAACTTTGTGAATAACGGCGACGGGACGGCGCGACTGCGCTTTGTCCTTGACAATAACAACCTGTCTAAGGGATTCTTTAACCGCGAGATCGGTGTGTTTGCCAAGGTCGGAGATGGTACGGAACGGCTCTTTGCGTATACCAACGCAGGCAATCTTGCAGATTATATTCCAGGCAAGGAAAGCCCGATCTCAAGCAAGATCATCAATCTACATATCATCGTTGGGAATGCGGCGAATCTGACAATTGTTGCTGAAAACAGCGCGTATGTCACAAAATTGGATATGGATGGGCATAAAACACAGGAGGTACTCGACCATCCGGATGGTAGCGTGACGACGCCGAAGATCCGAGACGAAGCTGTGACGGGGGCAAAAATCGCACAGGCATCCATCGAAAAGAAACACCTCAAAAAAGGGGGGATTTCGGCGGAGGATGTAGGCGCGTACTCAAAGGGAGAGACGGACGAGAAAATCGCCGCCCACCGCACCGCCGCCGAGCTCGATCACCCCGATAAATCCGTCAGACGCAAGCACCTCGCGGATAACATCTACACACTGCCCGCGCCCGAACCCGCAGACAACACCAGATTCCTGCGGAATGACGGAACGTATCAGACGATTACGCCGAACAACATCGGCGCATATCACAAAAGCGAAAGTTACAACAAAGGCGAAGTAGACGGTCGTGTAAACGTCAAAGTAAGCAAAAGCGGCGATACCATGACGGGTAATCTTATAGCGCCAGCATTTGAAACAGAACATGGATACTTTGGCAATTATCAGCGTGATACAGGCGATGCTATCACTAACAACGGCGGTGCAAATGTAAATATCGCTTCATGGTGGGGGATTGGTTTTTATAACACTTGTACAAAAAAATACACAGGTACCATGGATTTGCGTTCTGGCGATTGGCGCACAATAGGCAAAATAAGAGCAGATGCAGGTTTTGAAGGAACTGTGACAAACGCCAACAAATTACAAAATTGGAGTTTGCAACAAATTCTTGACGAATTTTTGAATGTTTGGCACTCAAATAAAGCATATACCGTCGGCGATATTACCTATCATAAGAATTTGCCTTCATGGGCACGTTTGGAGTGCGTCACAGCAGGAACAACGGGGAACAATGCAAACGTCTTTTCAAAAAACGTAAAAGCAGGGCAGTACATCCAAGACGGCGGCGTTCAATGGATTATTGACGATGTGCGCGACGGTAACCGCGTCGGCTCTATTACAGGCTCATTGTATCTCCCTGACGGCTACATCAAAGCCAACGGCGCAACCGTACAGCGTGCCGATTATCCGCGCCTTGTTGCACTTGCGGACAAGCACAACCTATGGACAAATGACGCAGCGAATAACTTAGGTATGTTCGGACGCGGAAACGGCAGCAGTACGTTTGTTTTACCCAATTGGATAGATAGAATGATGCAGTTCGCCGCGCAAGGTGGCAGTACGTTAGCAGCAGGATTGCCGAATATAACGGGGCAAGTTGGACAAGGTACGGATTCTATGTTTAATTCTGCCTTTTGCACAGGGGCTTTTCGCGGTTCAGCTGAAAACTCACCAGCAAAAAACGCGGCAGGAGGATATAGACCTATTGATTCAGGATATGCAGTCCTTGATGCATCCAAATCCAACCCCATCTACGGACGCAGTAGCAGCGTTCAGCCCGCCGCAATACGGCTCATACCGATCATCAAATACTAGAGGAGGAGCAGCATGGAGACAAAAACCGTCTACGCATACGACGCTGATGGTGCATACATTGGCGAGCGCACCCTTGACGACACCGACCACAGCCCGATCAGCGGCGCGTGGCAAATCCCCGGCAACATGACGGAGACACAGCCGCCCGCCGCAAAGGAGGGCTATGACCTCTACTGGCGTGGCGGAAAATGGGAGCAGGTCGCGCGTCCGAAGCCCGAACCGGAACCAACGCCGCCCGAGGACACCGAGCCGCAGGAGCAGGACGTGCAGCGCATCCCCGAAACGGAGCTTGCCGTTATGGAGGGCATGGTCGATATGCAGACACGCCTCGCCGCACTTGAAGCAAAAATGAAGGGAGGTGAGTAACATGGCAGCAGTGATCTACAGCTGGATGGTCGTCGCATACGGCATCCTCGTGAATGGCGGGAAGTACGCTCTCGCGCCGGAGGACAACCCGAAGAACCTGCTCGTTGTTCCCGAACTCTACCGCGAGAAAGTCGCGGAATGGGTTGTCACGCACACAGCAGGATGAATGTGAGCGCAGAAAAGCCGTCATAATGCATGGCGGCTTTTTCTGTGCATGGAAAGGAGATAATCTATGGATTTTATGTCGGTGATTCAGCGTCTCATCGAGGGATGGGGGGCAAAGGTGGGGCTGTCCATCGCCATCACCATCGCTTACGAGGATCACGCTCAGATCTTCGCGGCATTCGTTGCACTGGTCTGTCTTGACCTTGCGACAAAGTGGCTCTCGCTCTCGCGCAAGCACCTCGTTGATACGGGAGCGGATCAGCCCTCTCTCTGGCAGGCGTTTTGGAACGTAAAGAAAGCCCGTCGCGCGGGCTATATCAAGAGCGACATCATGCGTAAACGTTTTGTGCCGAAGATCCTCACCTATATCGGTGTCGTCGCGGCGGCGTTGACGTTGGATTTTATTCTGGTGAAGGCACACGCGCCCGCATTTGCCGCGACACTTGTCATCGGGTATCTCTCACTCACCGAGTTCATTTCAATCCTTGAGAATATGCAGAACGCGGGGATTGACGAGGCGGGGGCACTCGTTGAAATGGCACGCCGCAAAGGCGGCATTGGAAAGAGTAGGGGCGAGAGCCCCAATGAGAAAGGAGAAAAATGACATGGAGCGCATTCCAATCGTAGAGACCTATCTGGAGATCGACCAAAACCGGCTCACCGCGCGGCGCGTGACCGACCAGATCGTCATCCACCACACAGGCAACGCGGTGGATGACGACCTCTCGGCGGCAGAGATTGACGCAAGTCACAAAGGGCGGGGGTGGACGTGCATCGGCTACCACTACGTCATCCGCAAGGATGGAACTGTGGAGGTCGCTCGTCCGCACTGGACAGTGGGAGCGCACGCCTACGGACACAACAGTCACACCATCGGGATTCATGTGTGCGGGAACTTCGAGGAGGCAGAGCCGACGGATGCACAGATCGAATCGCTCGCAATGCTCCTCTCGAATCTCTGCACCGACTATGGGCTGACGATCGACCGTGACAGCATCGTCGGACGCAGGGAGTTGATGGCGACGGCGTGTCCGGGGAAGAATCTCTATGAGATGATGGATACGATTGTCGGGAAAGCGGCGTTTTATGCGGCGCAGTAATTGATTGGAGGTAAAATTATGAAGAGGGTTTTTATTTCGCAACCGATGCGTGGGCGTAAGCATGAAGAGATTCGTGCGGAACGTGATGCAATTTTGGCGCAGATTACGGAGCACTTTTATGGGGAGGGTGTAGAGGAGATCAAGAGTTTTCTTCCCAATGAGTTCCATACGGCGGGTTTTAAGAATGTTGCGCTGGCATATCTTGGAAAGAGTCTTATGTTGCTCGCGGATGCGGATGTTGCTGTGTTCGTGCAGGGGTATGCAGAGGCACGCGGTTGTCGTATCGAGCATGAGGCGGCGGTCGCGTACGGTGTGGAGCGCGTGTATGTGTAGGGGGTGGGTGTCATGCTATATCGGGCGCGGGCTGTCGTTATAAGATACAGGGCGGCGTTGTTGGTGATGCTGTGTGTGGTGCTCCTCGGTGCTGCGTATGCGCTCGGACGGAGTTCCGCCTCGGAGCAGACGACGACGGAAAAACCCGCCGTCATGACGCAGGAGCAGACGCAGGATGCGGAGCGGCTACGGGCGCAGCTCGACATCTCCAAGAGCAACGCTGAGGCTCTGCAGCGGCGGCTTGCGGACGTGCAGATGGGACAGCGTGCGCCTACAGTGACATACCACGTCAGCGCACCGACCGTCGAACAAGCGGCGCAGGTCGTTGAGCGTCAGATCAGAGAGGACAGTCCGACACTGCCGCGGGCGGCGCGGGAGAAGAGTGACCGCACTGTTGTGACACCAATCACGCAAGATAAGGATGGCAAGCAGTTGCCATCCGATCAGCAGAAAGTTGACGTGTATAAGATCAACCTACGAAAAGATCACCGAATCAAGGCGGGTGCGTCCGTCATTGACGGCAAGGCTCTGATGACCGTCGGCTACGAGCAAGGACGATTTGAGGCACTTGGTCATTTCGACGGCGGGCGATATAAGGGCGCGACGGTGATGTATAACATCGCGGAGTGGTGACAAATAAACGAACAGAGGGGACAGCGTTTCGTGCGCCGTCCCCTCTATTTTTCTTGTCTACACTTGTCTACAGATTGCCTACAAAATACCATGATTCGCCCTCTATATTGCTATTTCGTCGTTGTGTAAAAACCACGGTGTTATTTCCGTGAAGCCTTGTCGCTGTTGGGGTTATGGGTTTACTTTCTGAATTGCTGTATCGCCTCCTTGCATATTTTGATGTTTTCGGTCAAAATATGATATAGTGAAAGCAAGATACCAAACGGTTCGGGCAAGAGGACGTTGACAGAAATGCTGATTCCGGCGCATAGGAGGGAAAACATGGATCGCATGGAGATACGCGGACGCTGCGGTACGGCGATTGTATACGCAAAGGTGATTGAGGATGAGGCGGTCGAGCAGATCCGCCGTATGTGCGACTACGAGTTCACGGAGGGCGCGAGCATCCGCATCATGCCCGATGTACACTGGGGCAAGGGCTGTACGATCGGTACGACGATGACCGTGCGGGACAAGGTCGTCCCGAACCTCGTCGGCGTGGACATCGGCTGCGGCATGTATACCGTCGGCCTCGGCAAGGGCGAGATCGACCTCGTACGCTTTGATGAGGCGGCGCACTTCATCCCGTCGGGGCGAAATATCTGGGATGGGCGGCAGGAGCAATTTGACCTCCTCGGGCTGCGCTGCTACCGCGCCCTCAAGGATACAAAGCGCATCGCACGCAGCCTTGGCACACTCGGCGGCGGCAATCACTTCATCGAGATCGACCGCAGCGCGGACGGTACGAACTACCTCGTCATCCACACGGGCAGCCGCAACCTCGGCAAGCAGGTCGCGGAGTACTACCAGAACATTGCCATCGACCTCTCGCACGGCAAGGACGAGCTCTTCCGCGCACGCGACGAACTCATCCGACGCTATAAGGCGGAGGGGAGGCGCAGCGAACTGCAGGAGGCGCTCAAGGAGCTGAATCGCACATTTCAGGCAAAGGCGGCGGAGATCCCCCCGGATCTCACGTTCCTCTACGGCAGCTACCTCGAAGACTATCTGCACGACATCGAGATCTGCCAGAACTTCGCGCGGAAGAGCCGTGAGGTCATCGCGCGTGTCCTCCTCGAACGGACGGGGCTCACGGCGGGCGACGCATTCCACACCATTCACAACTACATCGACGTGGAGGAGCGGATTCTCCGCAAGGGCGCAATCGCGGCGCACGCAGGCGAGCGTGTCCTCATCCCGATCAATATGCGCGACGGCAGCATCCTCGCCGTCGGGCGCGGCGATCCGGACTGGAACTGGTCGGCTCCGCATGGGGCGGGGCGGCTCATGTCACGCAAGGCTGCAAAGGAAAACCTCTCCATGGATGAGTTTTGCAAAACAATGGCAGGTGTCTATACAACAGCCGTCAACGAGAATACGCTCGACGAGGCACCGATGGCGTACAAGGCACTCTCGGACATCATCGACGTGATCGGGGATTCCGTGGACGTGGTTGAGGTGCTGAAGCCCATCTATAACTTCAAAGCGGGGTGAACAGCGTGGAGGGCATACCCCACGCGAGCACATCCCGACAAAGCAACGAAATGAGGAAACATTTTTGGATGACGCACCCTCTATTTGTCCATGTGAAAGAGTATGATGGTGATTGATCAGACCGTATTCGTACAGCACCTTACTTGATGGAATGGAGCGATGGTGATGCCCTTCGTATTTGTTTTTGTTGTTCCTCCGCTTCTTTGCTTGCTCGGCGAAGTTTATAAATCATTTGGTTTCATCGGTGTGTTGATATTCCTTGCGATGATTGTCTTTTTCCTTTGGCTCATTGCTTTTCTGG of the Selenomonas dianae genome contains:
- a CDS encoding DUF2513 domain-containing protein — protein: MKRDLDLIRSILLRIEEADTYQRNLTNESFYDLCDDENLLSLHLELLSETGYIEVTDVMYIGVIKDFMIRRLTVNGYDYLDSVRSDRVWTNTKKHLADVGGGASLEIVKELAIHIAKGLLGL
- a CDS encoding Rha family transcriptional regulator — its product is MGNLVQVADGQIVVSTRQIAEHFDKQHKHVLSVIENLKAENSALRNMFCEHSYKVEGNNKTYPEYLMNRGGFSLLVMGFTGKKALEWKIKYIQAFNAMEEELRRGGTPYVLTMKHYKKRPVLTSADVAALLGMASESVRQALQQPLARCKHGRDYFLVQGDDLVALKHDNPSISSLASSVLLIAESGLRKICAYLRRAMPAVFGDPPVVDVLPVQVTNPLNTYAAPESNKEIGAWVKDIRGYMDVLDGLLHKYEQKNPIKTQEALKEVMRSVGKDIWEDVVRLTCQKYDLVTV
- a CDS encoding DUF4355 domain-containing protein — protein: MNGIRAPARLCANEKQIFLKVRMNNMDENKFVFDLQRFADGGDGSAGNDAAGAEGAAGGDNKPKSDPPESKPEDTQAKIDAAVAAHLAEAKAKWEKEYQKKAAAEKKEAERLAKLSDDERKAAELENSRKELEAKEAELKKKELKLEMVKVLADRKIPVQFMDYLIDADSESTLARITTFEKEFKKAVEDGVNERLKGKAPASGGTRTNTDGAGVSNGFFDAIYKNQVKR
- a CDS encoding XkdQ/YqbQ family protein, with the translated sequence MKVKIMQTDITHLLTSCTWSGSRLNVARKLEFSFVQDDRDPNVPIIDVDNGYTCYGYDDTGNLVFEGNIYALERDRAKATVRVTAFDHLIVHARSKTTRKFTNITAEDITRQLCAELGVLIGNIAETGVPVSFIANAKTGYQTIMGAYTEAAKVTGKKYHPVMNGAKLDIVEKGTLIEGYTADSARNMEESTYKESIEQLVDQVLVVDEEGNRVDYVKNDEHIKKYSMFQEVYKTDPNKDTQTEAKALLTKPERSGYITALGDYRVKSSYSIIVRDSLFKGQFWVKSDTHTFVDGKHEMKLELEFENVMNEEETEKEKEKKEQEGGKKRRGRGNSKRGELREQDAGDTA
- a CDS encoding DUF2577 family protein, which codes for MAEVIPSAENSVSKMLAIQHDIAEEHIPLLPSTGRVLTPPPALSVEWNGIILTPDKLYLNEYWLPGHTRHIVGETSFRGGGGGLAMYESHNHPIDNDETWTDTLKPGDIVSVYPQKGGQLFIIESKLVKL
- a CDS encoding DUF2634 domain-containing protein, which translates into the protein MPIFQEYAWDFARDRFLYDVNGRHILLSGNPALEVWIYKALKTERFEYLAYSWRYGIELKPFIGKVMGVQERYSELRRVITECLMVNPYIKSIDRFAIVPENSGELVRVYISLTTVYGEVEINV
- a CDS encoding baseplate J/gp47 family protein is translated as MYKARGQADILRDLQKRSKTPASKIEGTFEYDVLASNSIEFGKVEVELEEAYRAVFAESSWGEYLTMRAAEHGVLRKTATKARGVVTVTGSGRVPAGSIFQSETGARYQALKSTEVVKSATVEVEALTTGSAGNVGKRAINKIPMSIPGISGVSNEEEMRGGYDEESDDELKMRYLLYVRTPSTSGNKHHYYNWAMSVPGVGACMVVPLWQGAGTVKVLILDAQRKTAPSELIEKVRTYIEDVRPIGATVTVTSPAPKNVRITGSIVGHCDAPRFIADLNDYLMKRELAIKSLSVAQVGDILMNQQGVTDYEDLLLNGASKVLVSNDEILSIGEVTLHELPVSP
- a CDS encoding putative phage tail protein, which gives rise to MNFQFLRENPVHLARYLPQFLQTDPTFRDALENCSTEHELLRLVLQDTARQFFVEKATWGLTSWECELGLTPRLDASYEDRRKNILLKIQSRQTSTVVFMERLASYFFPDGTKVEIEERNEQNAFRVICDALSADYAGLLAAIEEYKPAHLTFTLDYLMEREAMVYAAGYVTEYEIVDIPCSTEVSYQVDRLPLYVGGRVDDFEIVDIRSS
- a CDS encoding CD1375 family protein; the protein is MAAVIYSWMVVAYGILVNGGKYALAPEDNPKNLLVVPELYREKVAEWVVTHTAG
- a CDS encoding phage holin family protein, whose amino-acid sequence is MDFMSVIQRLIEGWGAKVGLSIAITIAYEDHAQIFAAFVALVCLDLATKWLSLSRKHLVDTGADQPSLWQAFWNVKKARRAGYIKSDIMRKRFVPKILTYIGVVAAALTLDFILVKAHAPAFAATLVIGYLSLTEFISILENMQNAGIDEAGALVEMARRKGGIGKSRGESPNEKGEK
- a CDS encoding N-acetylmuramoyl-L-alanine amidase — protein: MRKEKNDMERIPIVETYLEIDQNRLTARRVTDQIVIHHTGNAVDDDLSAAEIDASHKGRGWTCIGYHYVIRKDGTVEVARPHWTVGAHAYGHNSHTIGIHVCGNFEEAEPTDAQIESLAMLLSNLCTDYGLTIDRDSIVGRRELMATACPGKNLYEMMDTIVGKAAFYAAQ